In Bacillus cereus ATCC 14579, a single window of DNA contains:
- a CDS encoding PH domain-containing protein: protein MTTLLSKAKNILATDETILFYAACSLDIFIYRSVARPGLLILTNKRLFFYGPDVSKNPIFEEYSFAKISNLKEQKRLFNNQIIFMYDNEWKKIKHIQTNDVSSLIQKIHEQLSK from the coding sequence ATGACAACCTTACTTAGCAAAGCTAAAAACATATTAGCGACTGACGAAACGATATTATTTTACGCAGCATGTTCATTAGACATATTTATTTATCGTTCCGTCGCAAGGCCAGGATTGCTAATTTTAACGAACAAAAGACTATTCTTTTATGGGCCAGATGTAAGTAAGAATCCAATATTTGAAGAGTACTCTTTCGCAAAAATTTCTAATCTAAAAGAACAAAAGCGTCTTTTCAACAATCAAATTATATTTATGTATGATAACGAATGGAAAAAAATAAAACATATTCAAACAAATGATGTGAGCTCCCTCATTCAAAAAATACACGAGCAACTTTCTAAATAA
- the alaS gene encoding alanine--tRNA ligase has translation MKQLTGAQIRQMFLDFFQEKGHAVEPSASLVPHEDPSLLWINSGVATLKKYFDGRVIPQNPRITNAQKSIRTNDIENVGKTARHHTFFEMLGNFSIGDYFKEEAITWAWEFLTSDKWIGFDKELLSVTIHPEDEEAFTIWNEKMGVPKERIIRLEENFWDIGEGPSGPNTEIFYDRGEAYGNDFSDPELYPGGENERYLEVWNLVFSQFNHNPDGSYTPLPKKNIDTGMGLERMTSIVQDVPTNFDTDLFMPMIGATETISGEKYRNGDLEKDMAFKVIADHIRTVTFAVGDGALPSNEGRGYVLRRLLRRAVRYSKKLNINRPFMFELVPVVGEVMKDFYPEVLEKKDFIAKVVKNEEERFHETLHDGEAILAEVIAKAKEEKTTVISGVDAFRLYDTYGFPIELTEEYAEEAGMTVDHEGFENEMEKQRERARAARQDVDSMQVQGGVLGEIKVASEFVGYGTVATESNVVALVKNGEYTDSLQAGEEGQLILDVTPFYAESGGQIADRGYLLADGVKVLVKDVQKAPNGQNLHKVVVEEGTLTKDAAVKAIIDTKNRSSVVKNHTATHLLHQALKDVLGTHVNQAGSLVTSERLRFDFSHFGQVQADELEKIERMVNEKIWESIDVEISQKAIEEAKEMGAMALFGEKYGDVVRVVQVGDYSLELCGGCHVDNTASIGIFKIVAESGIGAGTRRIEAVTGKSAYELMNDQVGLLKEAAGKMKTNPKDILTRVDGLFAEVKQLQKENESLAAKLSNIEAGNLTDSVMTVDGVNVLAAKVNVADMNNLRTMMDDLKNKLESAVVVLASVNDDKVNILAGVTKDLISQGYHAGKLVKEVASRCGGGGGGRPDMAQAGGKNPAQVEEALAFVQEYVKSVSK, from the coding sequence ATGAAACAACTAACAGGCGCACAAATTCGTCAAATGTTTTTAGACTTTTTCCAAGAAAAAGGACATGCAGTAGAACCTAGTGCATCACTAGTTCCACATGAAGATCCATCTCTTCTATGGATTAATAGTGGTGTAGCTACATTAAAAAAATATTTTGATGGACGTGTAATCCCACAAAATCCACGTATTACAAATGCTCAAAAATCAATTCGTACAAACGATATTGAAAACGTAGGGAAAACAGCTCGTCACCATACATTCTTTGAAATGTTAGGAAACTTCTCAATTGGTGATTACTTCAAAGAAGAAGCAATTACATGGGCTTGGGAATTCTTAACGAGCGACAAATGGATCGGATTCGATAAAGAATTACTATCAGTTACAATCCATCCAGAAGATGAAGAAGCATTCACAATTTGGAATGAGAAAATGGGCGTTCCAAAAGAGCGTATTATCCGCTTAGAAGAAAACTTCTGGGATATCGGTGAAGGGCCAAGTGGACCGAATACAGAGATTTTCTATGACCGCGGAGAAGCTTACGGTAATGACTTTAGTGACCCAGAATTATATCCAGGCGGAGAAAACGAGCGTTACTTAGAAGTATGGAACCTTGTATTCTCTCAATTTAACCATAATCCAGACGGTTCATATACACCACTTCCTAAGAAAAACATTGATACAGGGATGGGTCTAGAGCGTATGACATCTATCGTTCAAGATGTACCTACGAACTTTGATACAGACCTATTCATGCCGATGATTGGTGCAACAGAAACAATTTCTGGTGAAAAATATCGTAATGGCGATTTAGAAAAAGATATGGCATTCAAAGTAATTGCTGACCATATCCGTACAGTAACATTCGCTGTTGGTGACGGTGCTCTTCCATCTAACGAAGGCCGTGGTTATGTATTACGTCGTTTATTACGCCGCGCTGTTCGTTATTCGAAGAAATTAAACATCAACCGTCCATTTATGTTTGAATTAGTACCGGTTGTTGGAGAAGTAATGAAAGACTTCTATCCAGAAGTACTTGAAAAGAAAGATTTCATTGCGAAAGTTGTGAAGAACGAAGAAGAGCGTTTCCATGAAACACTTCATGATGGTGAAGCGATTTTAGCTGAAGTAATTGCAAAAGCAAAAGAAGAAAAAACAACTGTTATTTCTGGAGTAGATGCGTTCCGTCTATATGACACATACGGTTTCCCAATTGAATTAACAGAAGAATATGCAGAAGAAGCTGGCATGACAGTTGATCATGAAGGTTTTGAAAATGAAATGGAAAAACAACGTGAGCGTGCACGTGCTGCTCGTCAAGACGTTGATTCTATGCAAGTTCAAGGTGGTGTCCTTGGAGAAATTAAAGTAGCGAGCGAATTCGTTGGTTACGGTACAGTTGCAACAGAAAGTAACGTTGTTGCACTTGTGAAAAACGGCGAATACACAGACAGCTTACAAGCTGGTGAAGAAGGACAGTTAATTCTTGATGTAACACCATTCTATGCTGAGAGTGGTGGACAAATTGCAGACCGTGGTTACCTTCTTGCAGATGGTGTGAAAGTTCTTGTAAAAGACGTACAAAAAGCACCAAACGGCCAAAACTTGCATAAAGTTGTTGTTGAAGAAGGTACATTAACGAAAGATGCGGCTGTAAAAGCTATTATCGATACGAAAAACCGTAGTAGCGTTGTAAAAAATCATACAGCAACTCACTTACTACACCAAGCATTAAAAGACGTACTTGGAACACACGTTAACCAAGCAGGTTCTCTTGTAACTTCTGAACGTCTACGTTTTGACTTCTCTCATTTCGGTCAAGTACAAGCTGACGAATTAGAAAAAATTGAGCGTATGGTAAACGAAAAAATTTGGGAAAGTATTGATGTTGAGATTTCTCAAAAAGCAATCGAAGAAGCGAAAGAAATGGGCGCAATGGCATTATTCGGTGAAAAATACGGAGATGTTGTACGCGTTGTACAAGTTGGCGATTACAGCTTAGAGCTTTGTGGTGGTTGTCACGTTGATAATACAGCTTCTATCGGTATTTTCAAAATCGTTGCTGAGTCTGGTATTGGTGCAGGAACTCGTCGTATTGAAGCAGTAACTGGTAAGTCTGCATACGAATTAATGAACGATCAAGTAGGTTTATTAAAAGAAGCAGCAGGAAAAATGAAAACAAATCCGAAAGATATTTTAACAAGAGTTGATGGTCTATTTGCTGAAGTGAAACAACTGCAAAAAGAAAATGAATCTCTTGCTGCGAAATTAAGCAATATCGAAGCTGGAAACTTAACTGATTCTGTAATGACAGTTGATGGTGTGAATGTATTAGCAGCGAAAGTAAATGTTGCAGATATGAACAACTTACGTACGATGATGGATGATCTGAAAAATAAATTAGAATCAGCAGTTGTTGTATTAGCGTCTGTTAATGACGATAAAGTAAACATCCTAGCAGGTGTAACGAAAGACTTAATTAGCCAAGGTTACCATGCTGGTAAACTTGTGAAAGAAGTAGCTTCTCGTTGCGGCGGTGGCGGTGGTGGCCGTCCTGATATGGCACAAGCAGGCGGTAAAAACCCAGCTCAAGTCGAAGAAGCTTTAGCATTTGTACAAGAGTACGTTAAATCTGTTTCAAAATAA